GCCGATCTCCTCGCCGCGGTTCTCGAAGCAGAAGACCTGTTCGACGGAGGAGAGGTGGGACAGCTCCGCCGTGCGGTCCGTCCACGCCTCCAGGACGAGCCCCGCCTGCTCCTCGGTGAGGTCGGCGAAGGACGAGTCGTGGTCGGAGGTGAAGCAGACGACCTCGCAGCGCCCGGAGTCGCCGGCGAGCGAGGGGAAACGATTCTCGAAGACGACGACGTCGTACGAGGAGTCCGGGACCTCGCTCAGCCGGTCGCCCTGCGAGGGGCACAGGGGGCACTCGTTCGCCGGGGGGTGGTAGGTGCGCCCCTGGCGGTGCGAGGCGATCGCGACCGAGTCGCCGAGCAGCGGGTCTCGGCGCACCTGGGAGCTGGTGACGGTGGGCTCCAGCGGGCGGCGGTCCACCGCGTCGCGCACCGTGTCGTCGCGTGAGTCGTAGTAGATCAGCTCACGACCGTCGGCGAGCCGGGTCGAGGTCTTCTTCACCGCTGGACTCCTCATCCACACCACACCCAACCATCAAACATAACCGAACACAACAAACCACAAAGCAACAGGGACGTCAATGCCTTCGGGGGTTTGGGGGGTGTCTGTGAAGCTTGGGCAGCATCGTGGGACTCACGGGGCATGGATACGGGCATGCATGCCCCCACATACCTCGCCGCAGGGCTCCGGCTCCCCACGAACGGGCTCGACTACACGATCCTCGGCATCTACTTCGTCGTCGTGCTCGGCATCGGTTTCGCCGCCAAGGCCTCGGTCAAAACCAGCCTCGACTTCTTCCTCTCCGGGCGGTCGCTGCCCGCCTGGATCACCGGCCTCGCGTTCATCTCCGCCAACCTCGGCGCGACCGAGATCCTGGGGATGGCCGCGAACAGCGCGCAGTACGGCGTCTACACCGTGCACTGGTACTGGATCGGCGCGATCCCCGCCATGGTGTTCCTGGGCCTGGTGATGATGCCGTTCTACTACGGCTCGAAGGTCCGCTCGGTCCCGGAGTTCCTGCTCCTGCGCTTCGACAAGGCGGCGCACCTGCTGAGTTCGATCCTGTTCGCCTTCGCGGCGATCCTGATCGCCGGCGTCAACCTGTACTCACTGGCGATCGTGGTCGAGGCCCTGCTCGGCTGGCCGCAGTGGGTGGCGATCGTGATCGCGGGGTTCTTCGTCCTGGCGTACATCACGCTCGGCGGCCTGTCCTCGGCGATCTACAACGAGGTGCTGCAGTTCTTCGTGATCCTCGCGGCCCTGATCCCGATCGCCGCGCTCGGCCTGAAGCGCGTCGGCGGCTGGGACGGCCTGACCCACTCGCTCCACACGACGCACGGCAGTGACTTCACCACCGCCTGGGGCGGTACGGGCATCGGCCATGTGAACCCGCTGGGCGCGAACTGGCTGACCATCGTCCTCGGCCTCGGCTTCGTCCTCTCCTTCGGCTACTGGACGACGAACTTCGCCGAGGTGCAGCGCGCGCTCTCGGCGAAGAACCTGTCGGCAGCCCAGCGCACCCCGCTCATCGCGGCGTTCCCCAAGATCTTCATCGTCTTCCTGGTGATGATCCCGGGCCTGGTGGCGGCGGTCCTGGTGCCCAGGATCGGTACGAGCGGCTCGAACCTCCAGTACAACGACGCGGTCCCGTACCTGATGCAGGAACTGCTGCCGAACGGCGTGCTGGGCATCGCGGTGACGGGGCTCCTGGCCGCCTTCATGGCGGGCATGGCGGCCAACGTCTCGTCGTTCAACACGGTGTTCACGTCGGACATCTGGCGGCGGTACGTCGTGACCGACCGGGAGGACTCCTACTACGTCCGCTTCGGCCGCCTGATCACGGTGATCGGCGTCCTGGCGTCGATCGGCACGGCCTTCCTGGCGTCGTCCTTCTCCAACATCATGGCCTACCTGCAGACCCTCTTCTCCTTCTTCAACGTGCCGATGTTCGTGGCCTTCATCGTCGGCATGTTCTGGAAGCGCGCGTCGGCGAAGTCGGGATTCTGGGGACTGCTGGCAGGCACGACGGCCGCGATGGTCAACTACTTCGTCATCTACAAGCAGGGGATCATCGCCATCCCCTCCGACCAGGGAGCCAACTTCGTCTCGGCGATCGCGGGCTTCGTGGCCGGCGCGGTGGTGATGGTCGCGGTCTCCCTCTTCACGGCCCCCAAACCGGCGGAGGACCTCCAGGGCCTGGTCTACGGCACCGTCTCCCCCGGCATGGCCGAGCCGCCCGCCGTGGGTGACGACGCGTGGTACCGCAGGCCGGCACTGCTGGGCTGGGGCGCGCTGATCCTGGCGGCGGCCTGCTACATCCCGTTCTCGTTCTGACGCAGGAGGCCTGAGCAACCATGTCCGACCACTATTCGGACCGTGATGTCCAGCGCGAGGTCACGGAGCTGGAGCATCAGTCCGCGACCGCGACCCGCCTCTTCGACATCCGCACCATCATCGGCGGCCTGTTCGTCGTCTACGGCGTCATCGTCACCCTGGCGGGCCTGACCGCCTCCAAGGCCGAACTCGCCAAGGCCCAAGGCGTCAACATCAACCTCTGGACCGGCCTCGGCATGCTCGCCCTGGGCGTCTTCTTCCTGCTGTGGCTGTGGCTGCGCCCGCTGGCTCCGCCCGTGCCGTTGCCCGACGAGGAATGATCACTCTAGGTGGTCGCCCGTTCACAGTAGCGCGCACCCGCGTTCGGGTCATCTCCGCCACACGCCTCCGACCTGCACTCTTCTTCCCATCGAGGGCGTCGGCGGGTGCCACGACCCGGAGTGAATAGGACAAATGGAGTTGCCCCTGGCCACGCCACGAGGCCTCCTGAGCTGGGGGACACCTCCCCGACTCCCTCACTCACACACAAAGAAAGGCGCGGAATGTTCCATTTCAAGCGCTTCGGGTCCGCTGTCGCGTCGGCCGCGGCCCTGGCATCCCTGTCCCTGGTCATAGCCCCGGCGGCCATGGCGGCCACGAACCCGCAGCCCGTCACGCCCGTCGTCCAGGAATCCAAGGGCCCGAAGCCCCCGACGCCCCCGACGCCCCCGAGGGCATGCGCCACTCTGAGCGGTGAGCTCGCCACGCAGTTGCAGGCCGCCGCGACGGCTCTGGCCGCCACGCCGACGCCCGACGTCGCCGCGGCCCAGGCGGCAGTCGCCGCAGCCCAGACCACGGTCGCACAGCTCCGCGCCGCCGGGTGCCTCCCGGCAGCGCCTCCGACGCGGCCGACCTGCGCGACCCTCGCCGTGCAGCTGCAGGCGGACCTGCAGGTCCTCACCGCCGCCCTGGCGGCCGTCCCACAGGTCCCGGCCAACATCACCGCGGCGCTGAACGCGGTGCTCGCCACCGATGCGCAGCTCTCCGAGGCCTGCACGTGACCGGTCGTTCACCGCACGCCGTGTCGGCGACTCACGAACACGCCTGACATCGCGGCCTGAACGTATGGCGTTGGGTTCGGCGGTACTTCACCGTCGAGCCCAACGCCTTTTGCGTACGCGGTCGACTCGCCACACCCTCGACAGGGTGACTACGTGGGCCGAGGGTCTTCCGTACTGCCCAGCACCGCCGTCATCGGCCCCGCCCGGTCCAGCAGGCCCGTCCGCGCGGCCAGGGCTGCCGCCTCCAGCCGCGACCCCACCCCCAGCTTCATCAGCACCCGCTGGACATGGGTCCTGGCGGTCGACGGGGCTATCCCCATACCGGCCGCGATGAGCCTCGTGTCCTCCCCGTCCGCGACCCTCACCAGGACCTCCACCTCGCGTGGGGTGAGCATCTGCAGGAGCCGCTGGCCCTCGTCGTCCGGTTGGGCCGCGGGGTTCAGCAGCTCACT
This portion of the Streptomyces mirabilis genome encodes:
- a CDS encoding sodium:solute symporter family protein is translated as MHAPTYLAAGLRLPTNGLDYTILGIYFVVVLGIGFAAKASVKTSLDFFLSGRSLPAWITGLAFISANLGATEILGMAANSAQYGVYTVHWYWIGAIPAMVFLGLVMMPFYYGSKVRSVPEFLLLRFDKAAHLLSSILFAFAAILIAGVNLYSLAIVVEALLGWPQWVAIVIAGFFVLAYITLGGLSSAIYNEVLQFFVILAALIPIAALGLKRVGGWDGLTHSLHTTHGSDFTTAWGGTGIGHVNPLGANWLTIVLGLGFVLSFGYWTTNFAEVQRALSAKNLSAAQRTPLIAAFPKIFIVFLVMIPGLVAAVLVPRIGTSGSNLQYNDAVPYLMQELLPNGVLGIAVTGLLAAFMAGMAANVSSFNTVFTSDIWRRYVVTDREDSYYVRFGRLITVIGVLASIGTAFLASSFSNIMAYLQTLFSFFNVPMFVAFIVGMFWKRASAKSGFWGLLAGTTAAMVNYFVIYKQGIIAIPSDQGANFVSAIAGFVAGAVVMVAVSLFTAPKPAEDLQGLVYGTVSPGMAEPPAVGDDAWYRRPALLGWGALILAAACYIPFSF